The following proteins come from a genomic window of Geothrix edaphica:
- a CDS encoding TrlF family AAA-like ATPase: MSPFIRQLAPSWGGLIPGVRWYRSDLHLHTLDDHLGGRTKVPSEVGISPIDARFDPKIYARVFLQKSIKKGIHVLGLTPHNPFATPQLSLVWEIVEEWNSGIDDDEIPFREKIFAVFPGFEPNLSDGAAGVHFLFLFDPEIGRERYTRAYNASMGGIAPYHEGNSLKMSPKKFDETYDGLQNLKQAEGGWDFIVLAPHAFSNHGFFQEQKSQVLQQSAKHCLHGIELGDDKSLETTLSTRQWLLPAAQKLRHGFFHGSDAYSVEDIGNRWSLIKLAEPTVAALKQAFLANDSRIRLAFGDREDGSYGLLPSLPDPGVPTHPWMRWVEIKSSTSFFSKTGGETFHFSPYFNCIIGGSMTGKSTFLDGLRSNCQLPMPSDRRLSSEVLERGQHRFAGMEGSISVSVPPDTYESASRPTKENWPAWFFTQGELKTLAGDDFGRAEVIHGLDPDQKPKLDTLLSEIRGKNHQLKELSEKRTGIFSRLTEEESAFNISNNAKLALVRFEDLGIADLHNIQRDTSRLRNLQSFIVGMESNIYGLSESVRNLVMPEISEPTLVKLLTDDNGSLIEDFNKFGASVHDIQETKKLIHDRIQRAVDVGETHERELKHQLAVMLVQQGGRPEDLDQFDALSRSARDYENLKSSYERTKKELEELDNILTQTENSRLELREKYRESLTEVGKTVQSRYRDIRIRFIPQGNQDELGEFLTSFAQVGITRWWNERRTKPIENMHDLLCKFARNSSNYSGLELGDTTKSTLWEKLQGEFLWRLRSIWCPDLVLIEKELENGEWRGLEKLSGGERTSVLLTLLLDSDDNRPLVIDQPEDDLNNRFLWDKVLPALRMRKDRRQIIFATHNANIVVNGDADQVLYFEANAEQGWVSSKGAIEQPKIRNAILEILDGGQEAFHLRKLKYGF; encoded by the coding sequence GTGAGCCCCTTTATTCGGCAGCTAGCTCCAAGTTGGGGCGGGCTTATTCCCGGGGTAAGGTGGTATCGATCAGACCTTCACCTACATACGCTCGATGACCACCTAGGAGGTCGGACCAAGGTACCCTCGGAAGTCGGAATCAGTCCAATAGATGCGCGGTTCGACCCCAAAATCTACGCACGTGTCTTTCTGCAAAAATCTATCAAGAAGGGAATCCATGTACTTGGCTTGACTCCTCATAATCCATTTGCAACTCCTCAATTATCCTTAGTTTGGGAGATTGTCGAGGAATGGAACTCGGGTATCGATGATGATGAGATACCATTTCGCGAAAAAATATTCGCAGTCTTTCCTGGGTTTGAACCCAATTTAAGCGATGGAGCCGCTGGAGTTCATTTTTTATTCCTGTTCGATCCGGAGATCGGGAGAGAAAGATACACACGAGCATATAATGCTTCAATGGGCGGGATTGCCCCATATCATGAAGGCAACAGCCTTAAGATGTCTCCCAAAAAATTTGATGAAACCTATGATGGACTCCAAAACTTAAAACAAGCTGAAGGTGGTTGGGATTTTATTGTTCTAGCCCCTCATGCATTTTCGAATCACGGTTTTTTTCAAGAGCAAAAAAGCCAAGTTCTACAACAGTCGGCCAAACACTGCCTCCACGGAATTGAACTAGGCGATGATAAAAGCCTGGAGACGACCCTATCTACTCGCCAATGGCTACTCCCAGCGGCTCAGAAACTTCGCCATGGTTTTTTTCATGGAAGCGATGCATATAGCGTCGAGGACATTGGAAATCGATGGAGTTTAATCAAGCTGGCTGAGCCAACCGTCGCCGCCTTGAAACAAGCGTTCCTAGCTAATGACTCACGAATACGGTTGGCATTTGGGGATCGGGAAGATGGCAGCTACGGCTTACTTCCATCCCTACCCGATCCAGGTGTACCGACCCATCCATGGATGAGATGGGTAGAAATCAAATCAAGTACTTCATTTTTTTCTAAAACCGGAGGAGAAACCTTCCACTTTAGTCCATATTTCAATTGTATCATTGGTGGAAGTATGACTGGAAAATCCACCTTCTTAGATGGCTTGAGGTCAAATTGTCAATTACCTATGCCTTCCGACAGACGGTTATCCAGTGAGGTGTTGGAGCGTGGGCAGCATAGATTTGCCGGGATGGAAGGGAGTATTTCAGTTTCGGTTCCGCCTGACACATATGAATCCGCATCGCGACCCACCAAAGAAAACTGGCCTGCTTGGTTCTTTACACAGGGTGAATTGAAGACACTTGCAGGTGATGACTTCGGTCGTGCTGAAGTCATCCATGGTTTGGATCCTGATCAAAAGCCCAAACTTGACACTCTCTTATCTGAAATAAGGGGAAAAAACCATCAACTGAAAGAACTTTCTGAAAAACGCACTGGTATTTTTTCAAGACTTACCGAGGAAGAGTCGGCATTCAACATTTCAAATAATGCCAAATTAGCTCTTGTTCGATTCGAGGATCTTGGGATTGCCGATCTTCATAATATTCAACGTGATACTTCACGTCTTAGGAATCTTCAATCATTCATTGTGGGTATGGAATCCAATATTTATGGCCTCAGCGAGTCTGTTAGAAATCTCGTTATGCCAGAAATAAGTGAACCAACATTGGTTAAATTACTGACGGACGATAATGGTTCTCTAATCGAAGATTTTAATAAATTTGGAGCGAGCGTCCATGACATTCAAGAAACCAAGAAATTAATTCATGATCGTATACAACGAGCGGTTGATGTCGGTGAAACACATGAGCGGGAACTAAAGCACCAACTGGCTGTAATGCTTGTTCAACAAGGTGGTCGGCCCGAAGATCTTGACCAATTTGACGCCCTCTCTCGGTCTGCCAGGGATTACGAAAATTTGAAATCATCATATGAACGAACCAAAAAAGAACTTGAAGAATTAGATAATATACTAACCCAAACAGAGAACTCGCGGTTAGAGCTTCGAGAAAAATATCGAGAATCATTAACAGAAGTTGGCAAAACGGTACAATCTAGGTATAGGGATATCCGGATTCGATTTATACCCCAAGGAAATCAGGACGAATTAGGAGAATTTCTAACTTCATTTGCGCAGGTTGGAATTACACGCTGGTGGAACGAACGGCGCACCAAACCAATCGAGAATATGCATGATTTACTTTGTAAATTTGCAAGAAATTCAAGCAATTATTCAGGTTTAGAGCTAGGAGATACAACTAAGAGCACACTTTGGGAGAAACTTCAGGGAGAGTTTTTATGGCGACTTCGATCCATTTGGTGCCCTGATCTAGTCCTGATCGAAAAGGAGCTAGAAAATGGAGAATGGCGTGGGCTGGAAAAACTCTCGGGAGGAGAACGTACAAGTGTTCTTCTGACTCTTTTACTTGATAGCGATGACAATCGACCATTAGTAATTGATCAGCCTGAAGATGATTTAAATAATAGATTCCTATGGGACAAAGTTCTCCCCGCACTCCGCATGCGGAAGGATAGAAGACAAATAATCTTTGCCACCCACAATGCGAATATTGTCGTGAATGGCGACGCAGATCAAGTGCTTTATTTTGAAGCCAATGCAGAGCAAGGTTGGGTTTCATCAAAAGGAGCAATAGAACAACCTAAAATTAGAAATGCCATATTAGAAATACTTGATGGAGGCCAAGAGGCATTTCATCTTAGAAAATTGAAATATGGATTTTAG
- a CDS encoding DinB family protein — MLQDTPSFLAYWRNARSRTVRVLEALAPEDLEWAPVPGAFTFGDLFRHLAGLERFMYAENVRGRPSAYPGHGVELSGGLAAGLDGVRAYLDRCHAESLALFGTLTDADLLAPCVNPAGASMATWKWLRAMAEHEAHHRGQLYLMASLRGRPVASLFGLTEEQLAAASKTKS, encoded by the coding sequence ATGCTCCAGGACACTCCTTCCTTCCTCGCCTACTGGCGCAACGCCCGGTCCCGCACGGTGCGGGTGCTGGAGGCGCTGGCGCCCGAGGACCTGGAGTGGGCGCCGGTGCCGGGGGCCTTCACCTTCGGCGACCTGTTCCGCCACCTGGCTGGGCTGGAGCGCTTCATGTACGCGGAGAACGTGCGGGGCCGCCCCAGCGCCTACCCGGGCCACGGGGTTGAACTCTCAGGGGGGCTGGCCGCGGGCCTGGACGGGGTGCGCGCCTACCTGGACCGCTGCCACGCGGAATCCCTGGCCCTCTTCGGCACGCTCACGGACGCGGACCTGCTGGCCCCCTGCGTGAACCCCGCCGGGGCTTCTATGGCCACATGGAAATGGCTGAGGGCCATGGCCGAGCACGAGGCCCACCACCGCGGCCAGCTCTACCTCATGGCCAGCCTCCGCGGCCGCCCCGTCGCCTCCCTCTTCGGCCTCACCGAAGAACAGCTCGCCGCTGCATCCAAGACGAAAAGCTGA